In Kineococcus mangrovi, the following are encoded in one genomic region:
- a CDS encoding dihydroxyacetone kinase family protein, producing the protein MTKIFGDPSKFVDESVAGFVDLYPHFVQPVPHGVIRSTATPEGKVAVVAGGGSGHYPAFAGYVGPGLADGAVCGNVFASPSTRWVYDVAKAAHRGGGVVLGFGNYAGDILNFGLAAERLRAEGIRAELLVVTDDVASEGQGANGQRRGIAGDVVAFKIAGAAAEAGYDFDEVVRVARHANDVTRSMGIAFAGCTLPGETEPLFTVTEGHMGIGLGIHGEPGISEEPIGTPTEIADLLVEKVLAGKPEGAPEGGKVAVLVNGLGSTKYEELFLLYSPVAARLREAGYEIVAPQVGELVTSLDMAGCSLTVTWLDEELETLWTAPAQCPALSVGPTIETTAAPVYEVPEDEVADYSGTPEAAQAAGQQVASLLEAVREVLKDAEAELGRIDAIAGDGDHGTGMVNGSVAAAESARAAADAGAGAGATLSAAGGAWADRAGGTSGVIWGVLLHAFADKLGDEGAPSAAQVSEGATASVEAVMRLAGARVGNKTMLDAQVPFAETLAQRVEAGDDLKTAFTAAAQAATDAAEATKDLRPQIGRARPLAERSLGHPDAGAVSLALVTRTVADKL; encoded by the coding sequence ATGACCAAGATCTTCGGTGACCCCTCGAAGTTCGTCGACGAGTCCGTCGCGGGTTTCGTCGACCTCTACCCCCACTTCGTCCAGCCCGTCCCCCACGGGGTGATCCGCTCCACCGCCACCCCCGAGGGGAAGGTGGCCGTCGTCGCCGGCGGCGGGTCGGGCCACTACCCCGCCTTCGCCGGGTACGTCGGCCCGGGCCTGGCCGACGGGGCGGTGTGCGGCAACGTCTTCGCCTCCCCCTCCACCCGCTGGGTCTACGACGTCGCCAAGGCCGCGCACCGCGGCGGCGGTGTCGTCCTGGGCTTCGGCAACTACGCCGGGGACATCCTCAACTTCGGCCTGGCCGCCGAGCGCCTGCGCGCCGAGGGCATCCGCGCCGAACTGCTCGTCGTCACCGACGACGTCGCCTCCGAGGGCCAGGGTGCGAACGGGCAGCGCCGCGGCATCGCCGGTGACGTCGTCGCCTTCAAGATCGCCGGGGCGGCCGCCGAGGCGGGGTACGACTTCGACGAGGTCGTGCGCGTGGCCCGCCACGCCAACGACGTCACCCGCTCCATGGGCATCGCCTTCGCCGGCTGCACCCTGCCCGGGGAGACCGAGCCCCTGTTCACCGTCACCGAGGGCCACATGGGCATCGGGCTGGGCATCCACGGCGAACCGGGCATCAGCGAGGAGCCGATCGGCACCCCGACCGAGATCGCCGACCTGCTGGTCGAGAAGGTCCTGGCCGGCAAGCCCGAGGGTGCCCCCGAGGGCGGCAAGGTCGCGGTCCTGGTCAACGGGCTGGGCTCGACGAAGTACGAGGAGCTGTTCCTGCTGTACTCCCCCGTCGCCGCCAGGCTGCGCGAGGCCGGGTACGAGATCGTCGCCCCCCAGGTCGGTGAGCTCGTCACGAGCCTGGACATGGCCGGGTGCTCGCTCACCGTCACGTGGCTGGACGAGGAGCTGGAGACGTTGTGGACCGCGCCGGCGCAGTGCCCGGCCCTGTCCGTCGGCCCCACCATCGAGACCACCGCGGCCCCGGTCTACGAGGTGCCCGAGGACGAGGTCGCCGACTACTCCGGCACCCCCGAGGCGGCCCAGGCCGCCGGGCAGCAGGTGGCTTCCCTCCTCGAAGCGGTGCGCGAGGTGCTGAAGGACGCCGAGGCCGAGCTGGGCCGCATCGACGCCATCGCCGGTGACGGCGACCACGGCACCGGCATGGTCAACGGCTCCGTGGCCGCCGCCGAATCGGCCCGCGCCGCCGCCGACGCCGGGGCGGGGGCCGGTGCCACGCTGTCCGCGGCCGGTGGCGCCTGGGCCGACCGCGCCGGCGGCACCTCCGGGGTCATCTGGGGGGTGCTGCTGCACGCCTTCGCCGACAAGCTGGGCGACGAGGGCGCACCCAGCGCCGCGCAGGTCTCCGAGGGCGCCACCGCCAGCGTCGAGGCCGTGATGCGCCTGGCCGGGGCCCGGGTGGGGAACAAGACCATGCTCGACGCGCAGGTCCCCTTCGCCGAGACCCTCGCGCAGCGCGTCGAGGCCGGGGACGACCTCAAGACCGCGTTCACGGCCGCCGCGCAGGCCGCCACCGACGCGGCCGAGGCCACGAAGGACCTCCGCCCGCAGATCGGGCGGGCCCGGCCGCTGGCCGAGCGGTCCCTGGGCCACCCCGACGCCGGCGCCGTCTCGCTGGCCCTGGTCACCCGCACCGTCGCCGACAAGCTCTGA
- a CDS encoding ribose-5-phosphate isomerase yields MTDLQWRVVVAADEAGVSYKDAIKADLLKDPRVKEVIDVGVGSDTDKTAYPHVAVAGARKIAAGEADRGIFVCGTGMGVAIAANKVPGIRASVAHDSFSVERLVLSNDGQVLTLGERVVGRELARRLAREFLGYVFDTSSASAAKVEAITGYETGAEGEAGTVGSC; encoded by the coding sequence ATGACTGACCTGCAGTGGCGCGTCGTCGTCGCCGCCGACGAGGCCGGTGTCTCGTACAAGGACGCCATCAAGGCCGACCTGTTGAAGGATCCCCGCGTCAAGGAGGTCATCGACGTCGGGGTCGGGTCCGACACCGACAAGACGGCCTACCCGCACGTGGCCGTGGCCGGGGCCCGCAAGATCGCCGCGGGGGAGGCCGACCGGGGGATCTTCGTGTGCGGGACGGGCATGGGGGTGGCGATCGCGGCGAACAAGGTGCCCGGGATCCGGGCCTCGGTGGCGCACGACTCCTTCTCGGTGGAGCGGCTGGTGCTGTCCAACGACGGTCAGGTCCTGACCTTGGGTGAGCGGGTCGTCGGGCGGGAGCTGGCGCGGCGGCTGGCCCGGGAGTTCCTGGGGTACGTGTTCGACACCTCCAGCGCCTCGGCGGCCAAGGTCGAGGCGATCACCGGGTACGAGACGGGGGCGGAGGGCGAGGCGGGTACCGTCGGCTCCTGCTGA
- a CDS encoding triose-phosphate isomerase family protein, which produces MTTRPRPLVGVSLKMYFSLARTRSYLADVAALGPVAAEAGVDAFVIPDFLTVTTGLDLLRGTGISVGAQDASWEDFGALTGEVSPAALREAGARFVEIGHAERRRMFAEDDIVTAHKAAAAARNGLVPLVCIGENVRIDVDDAARTTVSQVLAALEDVPSEAEVAIGYEPNWAIGQTEPAPPEHVVGVTTRLRDALSHRRGLTRILYGGSAGPGLFTDVAEGVDGLFLGRFAHDVANFRAVIEEIAAHPLNRADDHS; this is translated from the coding sequence ATGACGACCCGCCCCCGCCCGCTCGTCGGGGTCAGCCTCAAGATGTACTTCTCGCTGGCCCGGACGCGCAGCTACCTCGCCGACGTGGCGGCCCTCGGCCCGGTGGCGGCCGAAGCCGGCGTGGACGCCTTCGTCATCCCCGACTTCCTCACCGTGACCACGGGGCTGGACCTCCTGCGCGGGACGGGGATCTCCGTCGGGGCCCAGGACGCGTCCTGGGAGGACTTCGGGGCCCTCACGGGTGAGGTGTCCCCCGCCGCGCTGCGCGAGGCGGGGGCCCGGTTCGTCGAGATCGGTCACGCCGAGCGGCGTCGCATGTTCGCCGAGGACGACATCGTCACGGCGCACAAGGCCGCCGCGGCCGCCCGCAACGGCCTCGTCCCGCTCGTCTGCATCGGCGAGAACGTCCGGATCGACGTCGACGACGCCGCCCGCACCACCGTCAGCCAGGTCCTGGCCGCGCTCGAGGACGTCCCGTCCGAGGCCGAGGTCGCGATCGGCTACGAACCCAACTGGGCGATCGGGCAGACCGAACCGGCCCCGCCCGAGCACGTCGTGGGGGTCACCACGCGACTGCGCGACGCCCTGTCCCACCGCCGTGGCCTCACGCGCATCCTCTACGGGGGCAGCGCCGGCCCGGGTCTGTTCACCGACGTCGCCGAAGGGGTCGACGGCCTGTTCCTGGGTCGCTTCGCCCACGACGTCGCCAACTTCAGGGCCGTGATCGAGGAGATCGCGGCCCACCCGCTCAACCGAGCGGACGACCACTCCTAG
- a CDS encoding 3-hydroxyacyl-CoA dehydrogenase family protein — MPTAPRTDKITKVAQIGTGYMGGGIAQSLALAGNDVWLADADKESTQRNYERLLKESELFEAQGLFAQGSTEVLRQKFHPADSIEEAVADVHFVEEAVFEDPAVKKSVLSRVEKAVAPGTIIGTNTSTIPVKVLAEAFEDPSLFLTVHFSNPAPFIPGVELVMGEATDPVVLPIVDDLLARAGRRGAQVKDVPGFVLNRLQYVLLKEAMTVVEEGVATPADVDTIVSTTFGFRLPFFGPFAIADMAGLDVYAKGFATLEGHFGERMSAPANLTELVAAGKYGTKTGSGFLELEPEKLAELIDYRNKAYQKMGELLAELGPSPLA; from the coding sequence GTGCCCACTGCACCCCGCACCGACAAGATCACCAAGGTCGCCCAGATCGGCACCGGTTACATGGGCGGTGGCATCGCCCAGTCCCTCGCCCTCGCCGGCAACGACGTGTGGCTCGCGGACGCCGACAAGGAGTCGACGCAGCGCAACTACGAGCGCCTGCTCAAGGAGTCCGAGCTCTTCGAGGCGCAGGGCCTGTTCGCCCAGGGCAGCACCGAGGTCCTCCGGCAGAAGTTCCACCCCGCGGACTCGATCGAGGAAGCCGTCGCCGACGTCCACTTCGTCGAAGAGGCCGTCTTCGAGGACCCGGCGGTCAAGAAGAGCGTCCTCTCGCGCGTGGAGAAGGCCGTCGCACCGGGCACGATCATCGGCACGAACACCTCCACCATCCCCGTGAAGGTGCTGGCCGAGGCGTTCGAGGACCCCTCCCTGTTCCTCACGGTGCACTTCTCCAACCCGGCGCCGTTCATCCCGGGTGTCGAACTCGTCATGGGCGAGGCGACCGACCCGGTCGTCCTGCCCATCGTCGATGACCTGCTGGCCCGCGCCGGCCGCCGCGGCGCCCAGGTCAAGGACGTCCCCGGTTTCGTCCTGAACCGCCTCCAGTACGTCCTGCTCAAGGAGGCGATGACGGTCGTCGAGGAGGGTGTCGCCACCCCCGCCGACGTCGACACCATCGTGTCCACGACGTTCGGCTTCCGGCTGCCGTTCTTCGGTCCGTTCGCGATCGCCGACATGGCCGGCCTGGACGTCTACGCCAAGGGCTTCGCGACCCTCGAAGGCCACTTCGGTGAGCGGATGTCCGCCCCCGCGAACCTCACCGAGCTCGTCGCCGCCGGCAAGTACGGCACGAAGACCGGCTCCGGTTTCCTGGAGCTCGAGCCGGAGAAGCTCGCCGAGCTCATCGACTACCGCAACAAGGCCTACCAGAAGATGGGTGAGCTCCTCGCCGAGCTCGGGCCGTCGCCGCTGGCCTGA
- a CDS encoding ABC transporter ATP-binding protein: MIRARGLEFAHGRHAVLRGVDVDAADGRVLGLLGPNGSGKTTLLRLLHGALRPRRGTVEVDGQDVAGLSAHELARRVAVVVQETDHGSGTDLPLTVAESVLLGRTPHRGRFGGTTAQDVRVAEAALRRVGGLPLAGRRLVEVSGGERQRILIARALAQSAQHLLLDEPTNHLDVRYQHEVLSLVRSLGTTVVVVLHDLSLAAAYCDEVVLLHDGVVRAAGDPAEVLVPALLEPVFEVDVRRLDHHGELHLAFRPRPPRG; encoded by the coding sequence GTGATCCGCGCCCGCGGCCTGGAGTTCGCGCACGGTCGGCACGCCGTGCTGCGCGGGGTCGACGTCGACGCCGCCGACGGCCGGGTCCTGGGGCTGCTGGGGCCCAACGGCAGCGGCAAGACCACGCTCCTGCGCCTGCTGCACGGTGCGCTGCGCCCACGGCGCGGAACGGTCGAGGTGGACGGTCAGGACGTCGCCGGGCTCTCGGCGCACGAGCTCGCCCGGCGGGTCGCCGTCGTCGTGCAGGAGACCGACCACGGGTCCGGGACGGACCTGCCCCTGACGGTGGCCGAGTCGGTGCTGCTGGGCCGCACCCCGCACCGAGGGCGGTTCGGGGGGACGACGGCGCAGGACGTGCGCGTCGCCGAGGCCGCCCTGCGCCGGGTGGGTGGGCTGCCCCTGGCCGGCCGCCGGCTCGTCGAGGTGTCCGGCGGGGAACGTCAGCGGATCCTCATCGCCCGGGCGCTGGCCCAGTCGGCGCAACACCTGCTCCTCGACGAGCCGACGAACCACCTGGACGTCCGCTACCAGCACGAGGTCCTGAGCCTCGTCCGCTCGCTCGGCACGACCGTGGTCGTCGTGCTCCACGACCTGTCCCTCGCAGCGGCCTACTGCGACGAGGTCGTCCTGCTGCACGACGGGGTGGTGCGTGCCGCCGGTGACCCCGCGGAGGTGCTGGTGCCCGCGCTGCTCGAACCGGTCTTCGAGGTCGACGTCCGTCGCCTCGACCACCACGGTGAGCTGCACCTGGCGTTCCGGCCGCGTCCCCCGAGGGGCTGA
- a CDS encoding ABC transporter substrate-binding protein produces the protein MRRLLPLIATVALASTCATACGGAGAPAVTGFTVTNCGAQVSFDRTPERIVLLHSASVPFLQRLGALDRVVARAGQYPQEYYDEATRTALAGIPVLSDRLDSSGHLQISREVVLAQRPDLVLGTADNLDRATLAASGVPVLEEPALCGAAGSEVRFDDVAEQMEFYGRVVDREAEAAVAARELTERFERLRREPSGRTAAVLYPTVGGGVTYAYGTASTAHPQLEAAGLANVFADVPDRVFEVTREELLARNPDVLVLLHSGGDPAAVVDAVTSAPGAGALTAVQEGDVLPLLFNFTEPPTPLALDGLQRIVDRFAQ, from the coding sequence GTGCGTCGCCTGCTGCCCCTGATCGCCACCGTCGCCCTGGCCTCGACGTGCGCCACCGCGTGCGGGGGCGCCGGCGCCCCGGCTGTCACGGGGTTCACCGTCACCAACTGCGGCGCGCAGGTCTCCTTCGACCGCACCCCGGAGCGGATCGTGCTGCTGCACAGCGCATCCGTGCCCTTCCTGCAGCGGCTGGGTGCCCTGGACCGGGTCGTGGCCAGGGCCGGGCAGTACCCGCAGGAGTACTACGACGAGGCGACCCGGACCGCACTGGCGGGGATCCCCGTCCTCAGCGACCGCCTCGACAGCAGCGGGCACCTGCAGATCTCCCGCGAGGTCGTCCTGGCCCAGCGGCCCGACCTCGTCCTGGGCACGGCCGACAACCTCGACCGGGCGACGCTGGCCGCCTCGGGCGTCCCGGTGCTGGAGGAACCGGCCCTGTGCGGGGCCGCTGGGTCGGAGGTGCGCTTCGACGACGTGGCCGAGCAGATGGAGTTCTACGGCCGCGTGGTCGACCGCGAGGCCGAGGCTGCGGTGGCCGCCCGGGAACTGACCGAGCGGTTCGAGCGGTTGCGCCGGGAGCCGTCGGGGCGCACCGCCGCCGTCCTCTACCCGACGGTCGGCGGAGGCGTCACGTACGCCTACGGCACCGCGAGCACGGCCCACCCGCAGCTCGAGGCGGCGGGTCTGGCCAACGTCTTCGCCGACGTGCCCGACCGCGTCTTCGAGGTCACCCGCGAGGAGCTGCTCGCGCGCAACCCCGACGTCCTGGTCCTGCTGCACTCCGGCGGGGACCCGGCGGCCGTCGTCGACGCGGTCACCTCCGCCCCCGGTGCCGGTGCGTTGACCGCCGTTCAGGAGGGGGACGTCCTGCCGCTGCTGTTCAACTTCACCGAACCCCCCACCCCGCTCGCGCTGGACGGTCTGCAGCGCATCGTCGACCGCTTCGCGCAGTGA
- a CDS encoding FecCD family ABC transporter permease has product MTTDVLGVRSRTRRNGSVLAVLVAFTVVSALVATAVGAVVVPPADVLGIVRHRVGAGAPGAWSPEHEAVVWSVRVPRVLLGLALGAGLAVCGTALQAVVRNVLADPYVLGVNSGASCGAAAAILFGVAAGLGPHAVTVSAFLGALAATALVFAVARSGGALTSVRLLLAGVAVGYALSAATSFLVFASDSAEGARSVLFWLLGSLALAGWGPALVVVIVVVAGAVGLLRAWAPALDVLAHGDATAQALGVSPVGTRARLLVVVSLTVGVLVAAGGSIGFVGLVVPHLARRLVGASHRWVVPVGALLGACLLLWADLVSRTLMAPQELPVGIVTALVGAPFLLHLVRHQNSTTRP; this is encoded by the coding sequence GTGACGACCGACGTGCTGGGTGTGCGGTCGCGCACCCGCCGGAACGGGTCGGTGCTCGCCGTCCTGGTCGCGTTCACGGTCGTGTCGGCCCTGGTGGCGACGGCGGTGGGGGCCGTGGTCGTGCCCCCGGCCGACGTCCTGGGGATCGTGCGGCACCGCGTCGGTGCCGGGGCGCCCGGGGCGTGGTCGCCCGAGCACGAGGCCGTCGTCTGGTCCGTGCGGGTGCCGCGCGTCCTGCTCGGCCTGGCCCTGGGCGCGGGGCTCGCGGTCTGCGGCACGGCCCTGCAGGCCGTCGTGCGCAACGTGCTGGCCGACCCGTACGTCCTGGGGGTCAACTCCGGGGCCTCCTGCGGGGCGGCCGCCGCGATCCTGTTCGGGGTGGCCGCGGGGCTCGGTCCGCACGCGGTGACGGTCAGCGCGTTCCTCGGGGCCCTGGCGGCCACGGCCCTCGTGTTCGCCGTCGCCCGCTCGGGCGGGGCCCTGACCTCGGTGCGCCTGCTGCTGGCCGGGGTCGCCGTGGGCTACGCCCTGTCCGCCGCGACGAGCTTCCTCGTCTTCGCCTCCGACTCCGCCGAGGGGGCGCGGTCGGTGCTGTTCTGGCTGCTGGGGTCGCTGGCCCTGGCCGGCTGGGGTCCGGCGCTGGTCGTCGTCATCGTGGTCGTCGCCGGTGCCGTGGGCCTCCTGCGGGCCTGGGCCCCGGCCCTGGACGTGCTGGCCCACGGCGACGCCACGGCCCAGGCCCTGGGCGTCTCCCCGGTGGGCACGCGTGCCCGGCTGCTCGTGGTGGTGTCGCTGACGGTCGGGGTGCTCGTCGCCGCCGGGGGCAGCATCGGGTTCGTCGGCCTCGTCGTGCCGCACCTGGCCCGCCGGCTCGTCGGCGCCTCCCACCGGTGGGTCGTGCCGGTGGGGGCACTGCTCGGTGCCTGCCTGCTCCTGTGGGCCGACCTGGTCTCCCGCACGCTCATGGCACCGCAGGAACTCCCGGTGGGCATCGTCACCGCGCTGGTGGGTGCGCCGTTCCTGCTCCACCTCGTCCGCCACCAGAACTCGACCACTCGTCCTTGA